The nucleotide window GGTCCCGCAGCACCGCATCCACCACGCGGGTGGCCTCGGCGCCGGGAGTCTCGGGAGACAGGATCACCGACGCACCGTATCCCGTCACGCCCGCGGCGCAGGATCGTCACCAGATGTGAGTAACCCCGTCCACATTGTTACCTGTCGAGTTTCCGACGTTACCTTGAGTAAATGACCGATGGTGTCTACAGGCCGATCCTGCGGCCTCGTCGTGGCGAGCTCGCCGCCCTGCATCATCTCGATGCCGATGCCGCGAAGCTGGTGATGCCCATCATCGAGCTCTCCCCGACCGAGCAGCTTCCGCAGCTGGTCCGCAAGATGCCGCCGCGTACCGGCGCGATCGCCGTCGACCTGGGCGCCATCGGGGATCCCTGGGATCCGCTCTCCTCGCCGCCGCTCGACCTCGCCGAGGAGCTCGCCGACGTCGGCGTGGCGATGCTGCCCGTGCTCCGGGCGTACGACAGTCCGCGGCGGCTGCTGGAGCACGGCCTGGCCGCGCGGATGCACCTGATGCGTGCCGTCCTGCGGCTACAGCCGCACCTCGACGCCCGCAACGCGGTCACCGCGACCGCGCTCACCGACCGGATGCTCGCCGGCGCCGGCCTGGAGTTCGACCGCGTCGACCTGGTGATCGACCTGGCCGAGACCGCCTGCACCGCGCACGCCAACCGGTTCGAGGAGCGGGCCCGCAGCGTGCTGCGCTGGGCGCGGGCGTCGCCCTGGCGGTCGGTGACCATCGCGGCCGGCGCGATGCCGCCGAACCTCGACGACCTGCCGACCGATGAGCCGGTCACGGTCGGGCGGCTCGACGCGCAGGTCTGGTCCCGGCTGCGCGAGCCGGGCATCGGCTACGCCGACTACGGCGTCACCTCGCCGATCCGCCGGCTGGGCATCAACCACCGGCAGCTTCCCACGCTGCGCTACACCGCCGACCTGGACTGGTGGATCTACCGCTGGGCCCGGCGCGGCGGGCGTAGCGACGACCGGTGCCAGGACCTGTGCCGCACCCTGGTCGCCTCGCCGCAGTGGCCGGCGGCCGGCGCGCGGTTCTCCTGGGGCGACGCGCAGATCGCCCGGCAGGCCCGCAGCGCGCGGGGCGGCGGCAGCCCGGCGAGCTGGATGGCCTGGAGCACCTCGCACCACATCGCGCATGTGCTCCAGGCCCTGGCGCCACCCTGACGAGTCTTCGTACACTTGTGCCAATGCTGTTCGACGCCGCGCTCGCCTACGCCCGGCACGGGATCCCCGTCCTGCCGGTGCACACGCCTGCGGCCGGCGGCTCCTGCTCCTGCGGGCGGGCGGGCTGCGAGCGGCCGGGCAAGCATCCGCGCCTGCGGCACGGCCTCACCGAGGCAAGCGTCGATCCGCGGCGCATCGAGATGTGGTGGGCGCGGTGGCCGCAGGCCAACGTCGGGCTGCGCACCGGCGTCGTCATGGACGTCGCCGACGTCGACTCCCCCGGCGGCTGGCACGGCCTGCGGCATCTGCTCGGCGGCGAGTTGCCGCGCGGGCCCCAGGTCCGGACGGGCGGCGGCGGCTGGCATTTCTGGTTCTCCCCGATCGGCTACGGAAACCGGGTGCGCCTGCTGCCCGGCGTCGACTGGCGCGGGTCCGGCGGCTACGTGATCGCGCCGCCGTCGCGGCACGCGAACGGCACCACCTACTACTGGGCGATCCGTCCCGGCGATCCCGCGGCGGTCCCGGCGGCGCTGCGGGACCTGGTCGCCGGCCCCGATCCGCCGTCCGCGACGCCGGAGGCGGGCCGCGACGCGATCGTCCATCCCGGCCGCTACGCGGCGGTCGCGCTGGAGGCCGAGACCGCCCGGGTCGCCAACGCCCCGGTCGGCACCCGCAACGACACCCTGAACCGGGCGGCGTTCGCGCTCGGCCGGCTCGTCGGCGCGGGCCTGCTGGACGCGGCGACGGTGACCGGCGAGCTGACCGCGGCTGCCCGCTGGGCGGGCCTGGGCCGCGCCGAGACGACCCGCACGATCCGCTCCGGCCTGAACGCAGGCCGCCTGCGCCCTCTCGAAACGACGCGACGCCGCGTGGCGTGACCGTCAAACGCGGGCCGCCTGCGCCCTCTCGAAACGACGCGACGCCGCGTGGCGTGACCGTCAGTCGCGCGGCTCCGACGACGGAGGGCCGCCGTGTGTCCACGGGGTCTGGTCCGGGTCCGGGAAGGCGCCGCCCGGGCGATAGGCCTCGCTCAGCGTGGTGAGCAGCAGCCGCTCGCCGACCCCGGGCACGCTGCCGGGCTCGGCGACCAGCTTGCGGCCCATCCCGCCGGAGAGCTCGAGCAGCACCTCGGTCCTGGCCTCGTCGACCGCCGTCACCGAGACGACAAGGGCCTTCTGGCCCGGCCGGACCGGCGAGGTCAGCGTCGCGCCCTTCTCGACGCGTACCGGCTCGGAGGTGACCACCATGATCCGGGGGCGCAGCACCGGCCGCTTGCCGCTGTCGTCGATCCGGTCCGCCTTCGCCAGCGTCACCTCGCCGGCGAAGGCCGCGCCGGTCAGCCGGTACTCGGCCATCACCAGCGGGTCATCGAAGGCGCGCTGCACCGCGTACCGGGTGGCGGCGTTCTCCAGGCGGTGCAGCCGGGCGGCGGCCGCGACCGCGCCGTCGCGCCGGGGCTGTGGCGGGCCGCCGTCGGCCAGGTG belongs to Amorphoplanes digitatis and includes:
- a CDS encoding bifunctional DNA primase/polymerase, whose translation is MLFDAALAYARHGIPVLPVHTPAAGGSCSCGRAGCERPGKHPRLRHGLTEASVDPRRIEMWWARWPQANVGLRTGVVMDVADVDSPGGWHGLRHLLGGELPRGPQVRTGGGGWHFWFSPIGYGNRVRLLPGVDWRGSGGYVIAPPSRHANGTTYYWAIRPGDPAAVPAALRDLVAGPDPPSATPEAGRDAIVHPGRYAAVALEAETARVANAPVGTRNDTLNRAAFALGRLVGAGLLDAATVTGELTAAARWAGLGRAETTRTIRSGLNAGRLRPLETTRRRVA
- a CDS encoding beta family protein; translated protein: MTDGVYRPILRPRRGELAALHHLDADAAKLVMPIIELSPTEQLPQLVRKMPPRTGAIAVDLGAIGDPWDPLSSPPLDLAEELADVGVAMLPVLRAYDSPRRLLEHGLAARMHLMRAVLRLQPHLDARNAVTATALTDRMLAGAGLEFDRVDLVIDLAETACTAHANRFEERARSVLRWARASPWRSVTIAAGAMPPNLDDLPTDEPVTVGRLDAQVWSRLREPGIGYADYGVTSPIRRLGINHRQLPTLRYTADLDWWIYRWARRGGRSDDRCQDLCRTLVASPQWPAAGARFSWGDAQIARQARSARGGGSPASWMAWSTSHHIAHVLQALAPP